The following are encoded in a window of Neomicrococcus lactis genomic DNA:
- a CDS encoding ABC transporter ATP-binding protein produces MSENHQLPRLLAGERRQIFAALLGVALAGAACAIIAALTVGRLVSDYAGSASQQAGNIGALAGSISILAGSVLSVGITKYLERVLAERLGQSYVHEIRVLLLRAALDGGRTPSLGITIARSTNDLSSIRNWVSQGLVPVIAAVPLVAATVALLWALSWPLGVTVLALMLGLCVILAYLATPALERARELRRLRGNLAARVSDTVRASEGIRAAGGTDREIRNLDRSGSRVMGAAIDRARVAGSLRGFSMTTPLLGSAVIAGLGATGAIDVATISTALMLLGFVSAPVSELGRVVEYRQNFNAARRIIGPAIAPALASAAAAKNGPAKVTELESVPETGNSVSGDSSMALAAWDVDDSEGGRVVIRGLRVNGTRVPPLYAEEGERILVRASTQGRIDELFSALSAPVSTTNGGPDYTWSLAVDGKELYGASGKERRRRTGYAASGVPLERGTVARSVRYRRPELSVSRGVDALASVRLLERVQKLPEREHTQLRGGGAPLDRSEVALLQVARATLGSPALLLLKNIEADLTEEGRDVLRELLADYPGVVIFASARPEELMDSWRAWNVDAPAMLPVTVNA; encoded by the coding sequence ATGAGTGAGAACCATCAGTTGCCCCGACTCCTAGCAGGGGAGCGGCGGCAGATTTTCGCGGCCCTGCTAGGAGTCGCCCTAGCGGGTGCCGCTTGCGCCATCATCGCGGCGCTCACGGTGGGCCGGCTGGTCTCGGATTACGCGGGATCAGCTAGCCAACAAGCGGGCAACATCGGAGCACTCGCGGGTTCCATCTCGATTCTCGCGGGCAGCGTCCTTAGCGTAGGCATCACCAAGTATTTGGAGCGCGTGCTCGCCGAACGCTTGGGGCAGTCTTACGTTCACGAAATCCGTGTGCTGCTGCTCCGTGCGGCGCTGGACGGTGGCCGCACGCCATCGCTCGGCATCACGATTGCCCGCTCCACGAATGACCTCAGCAGCATCCGCAACTGGGTCTCTCAAGGACTCGTTCCGGTCATCGCGGCAGTGCCGTTGGTGGCAGCGACGGTAGCGCTGTTGTGGGCGCTTTCGTGGCCACTCGGTGTGACCGTCCTAGCGCTCATGCTGGGCTTGTGCGTGATTCTTGCGTACCTTGCCACGCCGGCGTTGGAACGCGCTCGGGAGCTCCGGCGCTTGCGAGGCAACCTGGCCGCCCGCGTCAGCGACACCGTCCGCGCTTCCGAAGGCATTCGCGCCGCGGGAGGAACGGATCGCGAGATCCGCAACCTAGATCGCAGCGGTTCGCGCGTGATGGGTGCAGCGATTGATCGGGCTCGGGTTGCCGGTTCTTTGCGCGGTTTCTCCATGACGACGCCGCTGCTCGGCTCTGCGGTGATCGCCGGCCTGGGTGCCACGGGCGCCATCGACGTGGCCACCATTTCTACGGCACTCATGTTGTTGGGCTTTGTCAGTGCACCCGTAAGCGAGCTTGGTCGAGTGGTGGAATACCGGCAGAACTTCAACGCGGCTCGTCGCATTATCGGCCCGGCCATTGCGCCAGCGCTTGCAAGTGCGGCCGCAGCCAAGAATGGGCCGGCCAAGGTCACTGAGCTCGAAAGCGTGCCTGAGACCGGCAACTCGGTGAGCGGTGATTCATCCATGGCGCTGGCCGCCTGGGATGTCGACGATTCTGAAGGCGGCCGCGTGGTGATTCGCGGCCTGCGCGTCAACGGCACACGAGTCCCTCCGCTCTACGCCGAGGAAGGCGAACGAATTCTGGTTCGAGCCAGCACGCAGGGCCGCATTGACGAACTTTTCAGCGCACTCTCGGCGCCGGTGTCTACTACGAATGGCGGGCCTGACTACACGTGGTCGCTCGCTGTCGACGGCAAGGAACTGTATGGCGCTAGCGGAAAGGAGCGGCGTCGTCGTACGGGATATGCTGCAAGCGGCGTCCCCCTCGAGCGCGGCACAGTCGCGCGCTCGGTGCGATACCGGCGGCCCGAACTTTCGGTGAGCCGCGGCGTAGATGCGCTCGCGAGCGTGAGACTGCTCGAGCGCGTCCAAAAGCTGCCCGAACGCGAACACACACAACTGCGCGGTGGCGGTGCTCCGCTGGATCGCAGTGAAGTCGCACTGTTGCAAGTGGCCCGCGCGACCCTTGGATCGCCAGCGTTGCTGTTGCTCAAAAACATTGAAGCGGACCTGACAGAAGAAGGCCGTGACGTCTTGCGGGAGCTTCTCGCGGACTATCCGGGCGTCGTGATCTTTGCGAGCGCTCGTCCGGAGGAACTGATGGATTCATGGCGCGCGTGGAACGTGGATGCGCCCGCGATGTTGCCCGTCACGGTGAACGCTTAA
- a CDS encoding ExeM/NucH family extracellular endonuclease, whose translation MRSSLLRAGTALTAAAVLAAGFTAPAGALAPAVVIPANVSSTDLIINEAYLVGGSAGQPYKNKFIELYNPTANDIVLDGKYSIAYRSASASTNPQNFALKGTVKAKSYFVIQGGSNATNGAALPQVDAVAGINPSGSTGTIVLTRSASAISLPTGSVVNNAQVVDLLGYGASNTYETALAPTPQGTKAVESLNRTNFVDTDDNSKDITVNASVTPGAANGGTTGGEPGGENPGEETGPELKTIAEIQGTGGATELPKDTAVRTRGIVTATYPTGGFNGYYIQTPGTGGDALPEASQGIFVYSAATVNEVKIGDYVEVTGKPAEYYGLSQLTVAKGGVKQLTEPAEAIKPLTIAWPKTDAERERVEGMVFNPSGKYTVADNYSLNQYAEIGLAFGESSLVPGADELIQPTDVAEAGTAEAQAVATENYQRGVKLDDGATTNFMGSTANKAIPLPYLTPEAPIRVGAPVNFQSDVILDYRNEAWKFQPLTQLTAGNAASVQPATFVNTRTAAPDEVGGNVKLASFNVLNYFTTTGDQLEGCTYYTDRAGNPLTVRGGCLARGAANAENLKRQQDKIVAAINGLDADVVSLEEIENSAAFGKDRDEALSTLVDALNADRPGTWDYVRSPEALPASEDVIRTAFIFKPSVVKPIDESIILDDAAFSNARQPLAQAFQKVGGNAKSRFVAIVNHFKSKGSAPATGENADTGQGGWNAARVGQAEALVKFADSLKTQRNTDKIFLTGDFNSYSQEDPMQVLYNAGYISQNAKTGDYTYLFDGVVGSLDHILASPAANSLVTGADIWNINADEPIALEYSRYNYNATDFYAPTPYRASDHDPVIVGFYVDKNSPKAVKK comes from the coding sequence TTGCGTTCATCTCTTTTGAGGGCTGGCACTGCTCTGACTGCTGCAGCAGTCTTGGCCGCCGGCTTCACGGCCCCTGCTGGTGCGCTTGCACCGGCCGTCGTGATTCCAGCCAATGTTTCTAGCACCGATCTCATCATCAACGAGGCCTACCTCGTCGGCGGTTCCGCCGGTCAGCCTTACAAGAACAAGTTCATCGAGCTGTACAACCCCACGGCCAATGACATCGTTCTGGACGGCAAGTACAGCATCGCCTACCGCTCGGCATCAGCAAGCACTAACCCTCAGAACTTCGCTCTGAAGGGAACTGTCAAGGCGAAGAGCTACTTCGTGATTCAGGGCGGTTCCAACGCCACGAATGGCGCCGCGCTTCCACAGGTGGACGCCGTCGCAGGCATCAACCCCTCCGGAAGCACGGGCACCATCGTGTTGACGCGCTCTGCGTCCGCGATCAGCTTGCCAACGGGCTCTGTGGTCAACAACGCCCAAGTGGTAGACCTCTTGGGCTACGGCGCTTCCAACACCTACGAAACGGCTTTGGCACCGACCCCTCAGGGCACCAAGGCTGTCGAATCCCTCAACCGCACCAATTTCGTTGACACGGATGACAATTCCAAGGACATCACCGTCAACGCAAGCGTCACCCCAGGTGCTGCAAATGGTGGCACCACCGGCGGAGAGCCAGGCGGCGAAAACCCAGGCGAAGAAACCGGTCCAGAGCTCAAGACCATCGCTGAAATTCAGGGCACCGGCGGTGCAACGGAGCTGCCGAAGGACACCGCTGTTCGCACGCGCGGCATCGTGACCGCAACCTACCCAACGGGCGGCTTCAACGGTTACTACATCCAGACCCCGGGCACCGGTGGAGATGCTCTCCCCGAGGCTTCGCAGGGCATCTTTGTTTACTCCGCTGCCACGGTCAACGAGGTCAAGATCGGTGACTACGTTGAGGTGACCGGCAAGCCAGCCGAGTACTACGGACTGTCCCAGCTCACGGTTGCCAAGGGCGGCGTGAAGCAGCTGACTGAGCCTGCAGAGGCTATCAAGCCGTTGACCATCGCTTGGCCAAAGACGGATGCCGAGCGCGAGCGCGTTGAAGGCATGGTGTTCAACCCATCGGGCAAGTACACCGTTGCTGACAATTACTCTTTGAACCAGTACGCAGAAATCGGTCTGGCATTTGGTGAGTCTTCTTTGGTGCCAGGCGCCGATGAACTCATTCAGCCAACCGATGTAGCCGAGGCCGGAACCGCCGAGGCTCAGGCAGTAGCCACCGAGAACTACCAGCGCGGCGTCAAGCTTGACGACGGTGCAACCACCAACTTCATGGGCAGCACGGCGAACAAGGCGATCCCCCTCCCTTACCTCACCCCAGAAGCACCGATCCGCGTTGGCGCTCCAGTGAACTTCCAGTCTGACGTCATCTTGGACTACCGAAATGAAGCATGGAAGTTCCAACCGCTGACCCAGCTCACCGCTGGCAACGCAGCATCGGTACAGCCTGCAACCTTCGTCAACACCCGCACCGCGGCTCCTGACGAGGTGGGCGGCAACGTGAAGCTCGCATCCTTCAACGTGCTCAACTACTTCACCACCACCGGCGACCAGCTCGAAGGCTGCACCTACTACACGGACCGCGCGGGCAACCCGCTGACCGTTCGTGGTGGCTGCTTGGCCCGCGGTGCAGCGAACGCTGAGAACCTCAAGCGCCAGCAGGACAAGATTGTTGCTGCCATCAACGGCCTCGACGCTGACGTGGTCTCCCTCGAAGAAATCGAGAACTCTGCTGCTTTCGGCAAGGACCGCGATGAAGCTCTTTCCACCTTGGTAGACGCTCTCAACGCTGACCGCCCAGGCACGTGGGACTACGTTCGTAGTCCAGAAGCGCTTCCAGCTTCCGAGGATGTCATCCGCACGGCATTCATCTTCAAGCCTTCCGTGGTGAAGCCCATCGACGAGTCGATCATTCTTGACGACGCCGCCTTCAGCAACGCTCGCCAGCCACTTGCTCAGGCCTTCCAGAAGGTTGGCGGCAACGCCAAGTCCCGCTTCGTGGCGATCGTGAACCACTTCAAGTCCAAGGGTTCCGCTCCTGCCACCGGAGAGAACGCTGACACCGGCCAGGGCGGTTGGAATGCAGCTCGTGTAGGACAGGCTGAAGCTCTCGTGAAGTTCGCTGATTCCCTCAAGACTCAGCGCAACACGGACAAGATCTTTTTGACCGGTGACTTCAACTCCTACAGCCAAGAAGATCCAATGCAGGTCCTCTACAACGCTGGCTACATCAGCCAGAACGCGAAGACCGGCGATTACACCTATCTATTCGACGGCGTGGTGGGATCTTTGGACCACATCTTGGCCTCCCCTGCAGCGAACTCGCTCGTGACCGGTGCCGATATCTGGAACATCAACGCTGACGAGCCAATCGCTTTGGAATACAGCCGCTACAACTACAACGCGACTGACTTCTACGCTCCAACCCCGTACCGCGCTTCCGATCACGATCCAGTGATCGTGGGCTTCTACGTGGACAAGAATTCTCCGAAGGCTGTCAAGAAGTAG
- a CDS encoding DUF1611 domain-containing protein, with protein MTSTLMDLSSNTFDGEYREPIAPARLARIPKAYTTRFVAKSIEQDASGYHLVSGPQIKPQAGDVVIARVLEIGKHTRLESPVSRRQLLFPGQEIMVAYGNRYAPDQFLAFVPESLEPCHLIAAGGIAGEVKEMHASIDAATSIEPIGLLEDEHGIVNLSRFAPLSVDAPSVAAANAVGSARPRVIAVMGTSMNSGKSTTLGCLVNGLTNAGLNVAAGKSTGTGAGNDPNLFHDAGATRVVDFTDFGYPTTFLLDYETVRGLLSSMIQELSAAVDGTAPDVVVIEIADGVYQGETSRLLADPVYASLVDTTLFSAADALGAVAGLDVLQRSNVNVAAVSGLVTASPLASAEAQGVLPVPLVGTYDLCDADVAMGILDSLAERS; from the coding sequence ATGACTTCAACGCTTATGGACCTCAGCTCCAACACCTTCGACGGCGAATACCGCGAGCCCATTGCTCCGGCACGCTTGGCTCGAATCCCGAAGGCCTACACCACCCGCTTTGTGGCCAAGAGCATTGAGCAAGACGCCTCGGGCTACCACCTCGTTTCCGGCCCACAGATCAAGCCGCAAGCTGGCGACGTCGTTATCGCCCGCGTACTAGAAATCGGCAAGCACACTCGCCTCGAAAGCCCCGTTTCCCGCCGTCAGCTCTTGTTCCCAGGCCAAGAAATCATGGTGGCGTACGGCAATCGCTACGCACCGGATCAGTTTTTGGCCTTCGTTCCTGAATCTCTTGAGCCGTGCCACTTGATCGCGGCAGGCGGCATTGCCGGCGAAGTGAAGGAAATGCACGCGAGCATTGACGCGGCGACGTCGATCGAACCGATCGGCCTTCTGGAAGATGAGCACGGCATCGTGAACCTCTCGCGCTTCGCGCCGCTGTCCGTTGACGCGCCATCTGTTGCGGCCGCCAACGCCGTGGGCTCCGCCCGGCCTCGCGTCATCGCCGTGATGGGCACCTCAATGAACTCCGGAAAGTCCACTACTCTGGGCTGCCTCGTCAACGGACTCACCAATGCGGGCCTGAACGTGGCCGCCGGAAAGTCCACGGGCACCGGCGCCGGAAATGATCCGAACCTTTTCCACGACGCCGGCGCAACCCGTGTAGTGGACTTCACCGACTTCGGTTACCCCACTACGTTCCTTCTGGACTACGAAACCGTTCGTGGCCTGCTCTCTTCCATGATTCAAGAGCTCTCCGCAGCCGTTGATGGAACCGCACCGGACGTCGTCGTGATTGAAATTGCAGATGGCGTCTACCAGGGTGAAACCTCGCGACTGCTCGCGGACCCGGTTTACGCTTCGCTCGTCGACACCACGCTCTTCTCTGCTGCGGACGCGCTCGGCGCCGTCGCGGGTCTCGACGTGCTGCAGCGCAGCAACGTCAACGTCGCCGCCGTCTCGGGTCTCGTCACCGCGTCGCCACTCGCAAGCGCCGAAGCGCAAGGCGTACTGCCTGTTCCGCTCGTTGGCACCTACGATTTGTGCGATGCCGACGTGGCGATGGGCATCCTCGATTCGCTCGCGGAACGCTCCTAA
- a CDS encoding FAD/NAD(P)-binding protein has product MRKPFRIAVVGAGPRGTSFLDRLAHALAENTPKAGEKAGSPLEIVILEPFEIGPGHVWRTDQSRNFLMNTPAMFPTASPDYSFDQWRLENAPHRADVAALGAGSYPPRALYGEYLRDIAERALAVLNTHPRVQSVTHLHAEVTSLRASGDVYVLEYRDTAPDGTPASGATLADAVVLAVGHVPAKLNPRQQVAGEQAAQLGLMYLPPNVPPDVDWGAIPAGENVLIRGLGLNFFDAVTELTTGRGGRFESLLSSSETGEDDAAARPARGPLRYVPSGQEPRMWAASRRGTPYRAKAAVDAFVPTSVSLKFVTEESIRALASSGVPGESAGKVSFAAHVWPLIHRDVLRTYYCVLAEQRPELFGGTEAAGSFAARLEELLGAQRVHGQKVWLTSVRRHVEQSAPGAGWLDVPRLGHPFDQWGFESDAEYQSAVIAYLDEDAESAERGESDPLKMAIGAMHAARMLVKKMVAEGVFDDVTYQNDILRTFEPLVEGLASGPPVQRIRELAALARAGVVSFIGPEPTFTLDDERGIFSAESPWVDTKPVESRVMLEAMMPANRVAKTDSALLRQLQDDGLAQPRPMLTEDGEFAPGAGFHVTPRPHRLISRDGDVQEGLYVLGLQLSSVQWGTAIAAEAGGDPDGSARTLGDAEAAVQAVLARVR; this is encoded by the coding sequence ATGCGCAAACCATTTCGGATCGCGGTTGTCGGCGCGGGCCCGCGCGGCACGAGCTTTCTGGACCGGTTAGCTCACGCGCTCGCGGAGAACACGCCAAAGGCTGGCGAAAAAGCGGGATCGCCCCTCGAAATCGTGATTCTTGAGCCGTTCGAGATCGGCCCAGGCCACGTGTGGCGCACGGACCAGTCCCGCAACTTCCTCATGAACACGCCCGCGATGTTCCCCACGGCCTCCCCGGACTACAGCTTCGATCAGTGGCGCCTCGAGAACGCGCCGCATCGTGCCGACGTCGCCGCTTTGGGGGCCGGTTCGTACCCTCCCCGCGCGCTGTACGGCGAATACTTGCGCGATATCGCCGAGCGCGCGCTCGCAGTCCTGAACACCCACCCGCGCGTGCAGTCCGTGACGCATCTTCACGCTGAGGTCACGTCGCTGCGCGCTTCGGGCGACGTTTACGTGCTCGAATACCGCGATACCGCCCCGGACGGCACGCCAGCTTCCGGCGCGACGCTCGCTGACGCCGTCGTACTGGCAGTGGGCCACGTCCCCGCGAAACTGAACCCGCGCCAGCAGGTTGCCGGTGAGCAGGCTGCGCAGTTGGGCCTCATGTACCTACCGCCGAATGTGCCGCCTGACGTGGACTGGGGCGCCATTCCCGCCGGAGAGAACGTCTTGATTCGCGGGCTTGGTTTGAACTTTTTCGATGCCGTCACGGAGCTGACTACGGGCCGCGGTGGCCGTTTCGAATCGCTGCTCTCCAGTTCTGAGACGGGGGAGGACGATGCCGCAGCTCGCCCCGCGCGCGGACCCTTGCGCTACGTACCGAGCGGCCAGGAACCACGCATGTGGGCGGCTTCGCGCCGCGGCACTCCGTACCGGGCGAAGGCCGCAGTCGATGCTTTTGTGCCCACGAGTGTTTCGCTCAAATTCGTGACCGAAGAGTCCATCCGAGCTCTTGCGAGTAGCGGTGTTCCGGGTGAATCCGCGGGCAAGGTGTCTTTTGCGGCGCACGTGTGGCCACTCATTCACCGCGATGTGTTGCGGACCTACTATTGCGTACTGGCGGAGCAGCGACCTGAACTTTTTGGCGGTACTGAGGCTGCGGGATCCTTCGCGGCACGTCTAGAAGAGCTTTTGGGAGCGCAGCGCGTACACGGCCAGAAGGTGTGGCTGACGTCGGTGCGACGCCATGTGGAGCAGAGTGCGCCCGGTGCGGGCTGGCTCGACGTTCCGCGCTTGGGACACCCGTTTGACCAGTGGGGCTTTGAATCTGACGCTGAGTATCAGTCGGCGGTCATCGCGTACTTGGATGAGGATGCGGAGTCTGCGGAGCGCGGCGAATCCGATCCGCTCAAGATGGCCATCGGCGCGATGCATGCCGCGCGCATGCTCGTGAAGAAGATGGTGGCCGAGGGCGTCTTTGATGACGTGACCTATCAGAACGACATTCTGCGTACCTTCGAGCCGTTGGTGGAAGGTCTCGCGTCCGGTCCGCCGGTACAGCGCATCCGTGAATTGGCGGCGCTCGCCCGCGCTGGCGTGGTGTCCTTCATTGGCCCGGAGCCAACCTTTACGTTGGATGACGAGCGTGGCATTTTCAGCGCGGAGTCCCCGTGGGTGGATACCAAGCCAGTAGAGTCTCGCGTCATGCTCGAGGCGATGATGCCAGCAAACCGTGTGGCAAAGACGGACTCGGCACTCTTGCGCCAACTCCAAGACGACGGCCTCGCTCAACCACGTCCGATGCTCACCGAAGACGGCGAATTCGCGCCGGGCGCCGGATTCCACGTGACACCGCGACCACACCGACTCATCTCCCGAGACGGCGACGTCCAGGAAGGCCTATATGTATTGGGCCTGCAGTTGTCCTCGGTCCAATGGGGAACAGCAATCGCAGCCGAAGCCGGTGGAGATCCGGACGGCAGCGCGCGGACTTTGGGCGATGCTGAAGCCGCGGTCCAGGCTGTTCTGGCGCGAGTCCGCTAG
- a CDS encoding SRPBCC family protein produces MQYPALHLSISIDAAPSDVAAFTGNPANLPQWAAGLSAGIRQEAGKWITDSPIGVVEVRFTGSVELGILDHDVTLPDGTTVQNPLRVLANGTGSEVVFTLYRLPDTSDADYEQDAAMIRDDLVRLKALLEAA; encoded by the coding sequence ATGCAATATCCCGCGCTTCATCTTTCGATCAGCATCGATGCCGCTCCGTCCGATGTCGCCGCCTTTACCGGCAATCCAGCGAATCTTCCACAATGGGCCGCGGGGTTGAGCGCGGGCATTCGCCAAGAAGCAGGCAAGTGGATCACGGACTCCCCAATAGGCGTTGTTGAAGTTCGCTTCACGGGTTCTGTGGAACTCGGCATTCTGGACCATGACGTGACGTTGCCAGATGGCACCACGGTCCAGAATCCACTGCGCGTCCTGGCGAACGGCACCGGCAGCGAGGTCGTTTTCACGCTCTATCGATTGCCGGACACCTCCGATGCCGACTACGAGCAGGACGCCGCCATGATTCGGGACGACCTGGTACGGCTCAAGGCGCTACTCGAAGCGGCTTAA
- a CDS encoding prolyl oligopeptidase family serine peptidase — translation MTDSAFQPTQPAATAVADEPHDDYLWLEDIHAEEALDWVKAQNALTEDAFQDADFEQTSAKILAILDSEDKIPGVVKRGAFYYNFWRDAQHPRGLWRRTTWESYTSDATEWEVLLDVDALAAAEGTPWVFSGATLLKPADPAELYERALVKLSPDGGDAVTVREFRLSTLSFLAAPEGFELPLAKTSVAWDGPDALYVASNFGPESLTKSGYARTVRRLERGQFLEEAPEVFSVPEDHVLAAVSKDNTRGFKRVFATDAVDFFTSRTYVLAADGSWELIDVPEDASVDLHHDWLLVSPRLEWQLPGQTVPAGSLVVADWEAWRAGSREVTFIFEHDDAASLEGWSFTKDFLLLNTLRDVSSKILVADPQNGWRTRVLELGEPLSSSSTGAVDDEDPETANDIWLTTTGHLTPTTLLRATLCGDDSVDILYRDENPAPEAASPVVVKSAPSFFDSSQFEATQHFAISADGTRVPYFQVSPKDMPLDGDNPVLMNGYGGFLISLSPSYLGSIGATWLSRETPAGRKASYVVANIRGGGEYGPRWHSAALKENRHRAYEDFAAVAKDLIARGVTKPERLAASGGSNGGLLMGNMITSYPELFGAISCGVPLLDMRRYTKLSAGHSWVAEYGDPDVPEEWEFIKTFSPYHLLDATGGSENHNGTEGEHERRAPASYFWTATSDDRVGPVQARKMAAKMRELGYRDVWFHEDLDGGHSGASDNRQAARNSARSQRFLWHCIGQ, via the coding sequence ATGACCGATTCCGCGTTCCAGCCTACTCAACCCGCAGCAACCGCCGTCGCCGACGAGCCCCATGACGATTACTTGTGGCTCGAGGATATTCATGCGGAGGAAGCGCTGGACTGGGTCAAAGCGCAAAACGCCCTCACCGAGGACGCGTTTCAGGATGCAGATTTTGAGCAGACCTCAGCGAAGATTCTCGCCATTTTGGACTCCGAGGACAAGATCCCGGGCGTCGTGAAGCGCGGTGCCTTCTATTACAACTTCTGGCGCGATGCCCAGCACCCGCGCGGTCTCTGGCGCCGCACCACGTGGGAGTCCTACACGAGCGACGCCACGGAGTGGGAAGTCCTGCTGGACGTGGACGCGTTGGCCGCCGCGGAAGGAACGCCGTGGGTCTTCTCCGGGGCGACCCTCTTGAAGCCTGCGGACCCCGCAGAGCTGTACGAGCGCGCACTGGTCAAGCTCTCCCCGGATGGCGGCGACGCCGTGACGGTGCGTGAATTCCGCCTATCCACGCTGTCATTCCTTGCCGCGCCCGAAGGATTCGAGCTGCCGCTCGCGAAGACCAGCGTGGCTTGGGATGGCCCGGATGCGCTGTACGTCGCGAGCAACTTTGGTCCGGAATCCTTGACAAAGTCCGGCTACGCGCGCACGGTGCGCCGTCTAGAGCGCGGACAGTTCCTCGAGGAAGCGCCGGAAGTCTTCTCCGTCCCCGAAGATCACGTGCTGGCCGCCGTCAGCAAGGACAACACCCGCGGATTCAAGCGCGTCTTCGCGACCGACGCCGTGGACTTCTTCACGTCCCGCACCTATGTTTTGGCCGCCGACGGATCGTGGGAACTCATCGATGTTCCCGAGGACGCTTCTGTGGATTTGCACCACGATTGGTTGCTGGTTTCGCCACGCCTCGAATGGCAGCTCCCCGGCCAGACCGTGCCGGCGGGGTCGCTGGTAGTGGCGGATTGGGAGGCCTGGCGCGCCGGTTCCCGCGAGGTCACTTTCATTTTTGAGCACGACGACGCCGCCTCACTTGAGGGATGGAGCTTTACGAAAGATTTCCTCCTCCTCAATACGCTGCGCGATGTCTCCTCGAAGATCTTGGTGGCGGATCCGCAGAATGGCTGGAGGACCCGAGTCCTTGAGTTGGGCGAACCTTTGAGTTCTTCTTCCACAGGCGCTGTGGACGACGAAGATCCCGAGACCGCGAACGACATCTGGCTCACCACCACCGGGCATCTCACCCCAACGACGCTCTTGAGAGCCACGCTTTGCGGCGATGATTCTGTAGACATTCTGTATCGCGACGAAAATCCGGCTCCCGAGGCAGCCTCGCCGGTGGTCGTGAAGTCGGCTCCGTCCTTCTTCGATTCTTCCCAATTTGAGGCCACCCAGCACTTCGCGATCTCAGCCGATGGCACCCGTGTTCCGTACTTCCAGGTCTCGCCGAAGGACATGCCACTCGATGGCGACAACCCGGTACTCATGAACGGCTATGGCGGCTTCTTGATTTCGCTCTCGCCAAGCTACTTGGGTTCTATCGGCGCCACATGGCTCTCCCGCGAAACTCCGGCTGGCCGCAAGGCGAGCTACGTCGTGGCCAACATCCGAGGCGGTGGCGAGTACGGACCGCGCTGGCACTCGGCTGCGCTCAAGGAAAATCGGCACCGCGCATATGAGGACTTCGCAGCGGTGGCAAAGGATTTGATCGCGCGCGGCGTGACGAAGCCTGAGCGACTTGCGGCCTCCGGAGGCAGTAATGGCGGCCTGCTCATGGGCAACATGATCACGAGCTACCCGGAGCTGTTCGGTGCGATCTCCTGCGGCGTTCCCCTGCTTGACATGCGCCGATATACCAAGCTGTCCGCGGGTCACTCGTGGGTGGCAGAGTACGGCGACCCCGATGTTCCCGAAGAGTGGGAGTTCATCAAAACCTTCTCGCCGTACCACCTCCTGGATGCCACCGGCGGCTCAGAGAACCACAACGGCACGGAAGGTGAGCACGAGAGGCGAGCTCCGGCGTCGTACTTCTGGACCGCTACCAGCGACGACCGCGTAGGTCCCGTGCAGGCGCGCAAGATGGCAGCGAAAATGCGGGAACTCGGCTATCGCGATGTGTGGTTCCACGAAGACCTCGACGGCGGCCATTCCGGTGCCAGCGATAACCGTCAGGCTGCCCGCAATTCCGCGCGCAGCCAGCGTTTCTTGTGGCACTGCATTGGCCAGTAA